AATGCTTCCACAACGTCCTTTGAGATAAAAAACCTCAGCAAGAAAACAAAACTTTATGTTGATGGATTGGAACTGGACTACCTCAATAAGGTTGAGCTTCCATCAAAGTGCATGATTCGTTTTGGGGAATTTCAGATGTTAATGGAGAATGAAGCCGGAGAGTCTGAGGACAAATTTGCAATCTACTGTGATGTGTCACGCTTTTCTCTTGTACAAGAAATAGGCCATCCGGTGATGATGGCCATCCCTGAAAACGGCCCATTAAATTACCAGCCTTCAGTTATTCCATCAACTCCTCCCCCAGTGGAAGTTGATGAAAACGATACatagaaaaaattatatattttatacatgCTGAGAACAGATGAGGTGCTTTGTATGCCTGGAGGTAAAAGCCATAATGTGGCTTTTTGTGTAAAGAGGATACTATAGACATGAGACAGTGTAAGGATTATAAAATATTGCCTTGTGTAAAAGATGGCTCCAGCTAACAGACATTTGTTATTGTGTATTTAGAACATAGTGCAATTCTTCTAGCCCAGCTATGGGTGGGCAGAATAGGAGACCCCCCCAAGTATATTGTAGCTTTTATCTGCTAGTGAAACTGTAAAATTATTGTCAATGTCTGCGCATACTGCTCTTCAACTTATATTCAAATAACTTTAACaaatacttttttatatatattttacaaaTGGAAAAATCTACCATGTAAAATTAAATTATTTTATCTTTATTATAAACAGTTTTGTATTTTGGTTCTCATTAACATTTCATCGTGTTAATTACAGTTTCAGGGGTGGACATATAATTGGTGTTACGTGTGCAGCCTCACAAGGGCCCTAGAAGTAAGGGTGCCCATTTCGCcctccaaaacaggtggaattgtgcattatggtgAGCTATTGGACAGCAAAGGCCCatatactattcttgcacaggggccttcttctgtctgtgtccgccaatgT
This region of Ranitomeya imitator isolate aRanImi1 chromosome 1, aRanImi1.pri, whole genome shotgun sequence genomic DNA includes:
- the TIFA gene encoding TRAF-interacting protein with FHA domain-containing protein A, which translates into the protein MACADGDNDVDTEQTLTCLHMKMYHPHQRDQRIFSAIDLCRRQEIKAEDVVMFGRDINSCKFKLLHSKVSRMQFGLQFFKPLNASTTSFEIKNLSKKTKLYVDGLELDYLNKVELPSKCMIRFGEFQMLMENEAGESEDKFAIYCDVSRFSLVQEIGHPVMMAIPENGPLNYQPSVIPSTPPPVEVDENDT